The following are from one region of the Aspergillus chevalieri M1 DNA, chromosome 1, nearly complete sequence genome:
- the ALP1 gene encoding S8 family peptidase (COG:O;~EggNog:ENOG410PK08;~InterPro:IPR023828,IPR000209,IPR034193,IPR010259, IPR022398,IPR015500,IPR036852,IPR037045;~MEROPS:MER0000344;~PFAM:PF00082,PF05922;~SECRETED:SignalP(1-20);~go_function: GO:0004252 - serine-type endopeptidase activity [Evidence IEA];~go_function: GO:0008236 - serine-type peptidase activity [Evidence IEA];~go_process: GO:0006508 - proteolysis [Evidence IEA]), with amino-acid sequence MQFFKRALLLFGALLPAALGHPMVQGRHRSPEMIPGRYIVTFKHGLDTAKVDAHTAWATDLHKRHLEQRDQTNDASMPIGIQKSYRFTSFSAYYGSFDDATIEEIRKHEDVEYVEQDQIWYLDATISQNNAPWGLGSISHRGQPSTTYVYDDSAGEGTFGYVVDTGINVDHREFGGRASLAYNAVDNSDHVDTVGHGTHVAGTIGGATFGVAKKANLLSVKVFAGESGRTSDILDGFNWAANDIATKRRTGKAAINMSLGGGFSFAFNRAVENAYDSGVLSIVAAGNENMDARFTSPASAENAFTVAAIDRNNSRASFSNYGSVVDIFAPGVNILSSWIGNDTATNTISGTSMATPHVVGLAIYVMGLENLADANAVSKRLKELGTRDVVTRTSGSPNLLAFNGAQGGAGTGSGDGHGRVDEDDEDEDENWDWPFEMKRAVRRW; translated from the exons ATGCAGTTCTTCAAACGCGCCCTCTTGCTCTTCGGAGCATTGCTCCCAGCTGCCCTCGGACATCCCATGGTGCAAGGGAGACACCGGTCTCCAGAGATGATCCCTGGAAGATACATCGTTACCTTCAAACACGGCTTAGATACGGCAAAGGTAGATGCGCACACTGCGTGGGCAACAGACCTGCACAAACGCCATCTCGAGCAACGTGATCAAACAAACGACGCCTCGATGCCTATTGGCATTCAGAAGAGTTACAGGTTCACCAGCTTTTCTGCGTATTATGGATCTTTCGATGATGCTACCATCGAGGAGATCCGGAAACATGAAGAT GTAGAGTATGTCGAACAAGACCAAATCTGGTACCTCGACGCCACCATCTCCCAGAACAACGCTCCCTGGGGCCTAGGCAGTATTTCTCATCGCGGCCAACCAAGCACAACCTACGTCTACGACGATAGCGCCGGCGAAGGCACCTTCGGCTATGTCGTGGACACAGGCATTAATGTTGACCACCGTGAATTCGGCGGCCGCGCCAGTCTTGCCTATAATGCTGTTGACAATTCTGACCATGTCGATACTGTTGGTCACGGAACGCATGTTGCGGGGACTATCGGTGGTGCTACCTTTGGGGTTGCTAAGAAGGCCAATCTTTTGTCTGTTAAGGTGTTTGCGGGAGAGTCTGGACGGACGTCAGATATCCTGGATGGTTTCAATTGGGCTGCTAATGATATCGCTACGAAGAGGCGGACTGGCAAGGCAGCTATCAATATGAGCTTAG GCGGCGGATTCTCATTTGCCTTCAACCGCGCCGTCGAAAATGCATATGACTCCGGCGTTCTTTCCATCGTAGCCGCCGGTAACGAAAAT ATGGACGCCCGCTTCACCAGCCCCGCCTCCGCCGAAAACGCTTTCACAGTAGCTGCCATCGACCGCAACAACTCCCGCGCGTCCTTCTCAAACTACGGCTCCGTAGTGGACATCTTCGCTCCGGGTGTCAACATTCTCTCCTCCTGGATCGGGAACGACACCGCCACCAATACGATCTCCGGAACATCAATGGCGACGCCGCATGTTGTCGGGCTGGCGATTTATGTAATGGGACTTGAGAATCTGGCTGATGCAAATGCGGTAAGTAAGCGGCTGAAGGAGCTGGGGACGAGGGATGTTGTGACGAGGACATCAGGGAGTCCGAATTTGTTGGCGTTCAATGGGGCTCAGGGGGGTGCGGGGACTGGGTCTGGGGATGGACATGGGcgtgttgatgaggatgatgaggatgaggatgagaacTGGGATTGGCCGTTTGAGATGAAGAGGGCTGTGAGGAGGTGGTGA